The proteins below are encoded in one region of Myxococcales bacterium:
- a CDS encoding endonuclease/exonuclease/phosphatase family protein, whose protein sequence is MAFQIALMASSVFFCSACALGSVDALQEAMPEATAPAVPSKSQSTPTVAPSLESEEPSLPPSTAGCHEDLKIMTYNLGTGGYIDGNGEKHYFYSNPEPILEKVANLIVDQQADVVAIQEIDIGNQLYQKVNMPRKLYDKLIAKGYPMQAHFGPAFDIGFLSGNFLLSRLPFLQSKKENNQHTGELELVPSDYIQRTVADLSCYDDTFFCNWNFGQNVFTLFSTLQTACGQLIVVNYHPFPQLANEMAAMLQQVLTTHHSNEQTLLVGDFNITRGSATYTSFLPKYTDSCTDGSCLRTLDPSISAQELAVDYIFTEKEAKGGYQPPWSAVQSQSILSANDGLFVSDHLPLVADLHYTE, encoded by the coding sequence ATGGCCTTTCAAATTGCGCTCATGGCGTCTTCTGTTTTCTTTTGCTCGGCTTGCGCGCTTGGAAGCGTTGATGCGCTGCAAGAAGCCATGCCTGAGGCAACCGCTCCGGCGGTGCCGTCCAAGTCTCAGAGCACTCCGACCGTTGCGCCTTCCCTTGAGTCTGAAGAGCCTTCATTGCCACCCTCGACAGCAGGATGCCATGAAGATTTGAAAATCATGACTTACAATTTAGGAACCGGGGGCTATATCGACGGGAACGGCGAGAAACATTACTTTTACTCGAACCCGGAACCTATCCTAGAAAAAGTCGCCAACCTTATTGTCGATCAACAGGCAGATGTTGTGGCGATTCAAGAAATTGATATTGGCAATCAACTCTATCAGAAAGTCAATATGCCGCGCAAGCTGTATGACAAGTTGATTGCGAAGGGCTACCCCATGCAAGCACATTTCGGCCCGGCCTTTGATATCGGTTTTCTCAGCGGTAATTTCTTACTCAGCCGTTTACCTTTTCTGCAGTCCAAAAAAGAAAACAATCAGCACACGGGTGAACTTGAACTTGTACCCTCGGACTACATTCAGCGAACTGTGGCCGATCTAAGCTGCTACGACGATACTTTTTTCTGCAACTGGAACTTTGGCCAGAACGTTTTTACCTTATTCAGCACTCTTCAAACCGCATGTGGACAGCTCATCGTCGTCAACTACCACCCTTTTCCACAGCTGGCTAATGAAATGGCGGCCATGCTTCAACAAGTGCTCACGACCCATCACAGCAATGAGCAAACCTTGCTTGTGGGTGACTTTAACATCACGCGCGGCTCGGCTACCTATACGAGTTTTCTGCCCAAGTATACAGACAGCTGCACTGATGGATCCTGCTTACGCACATTGGATCCTTCCATTTCAGCGCAAGAGCTTGCGGTGGATTATATTTTTACTGAGAAGGAAGCTAAAGGCGGCTATCAGCCGCCCTGGAGCGCCGTTCAAAGCCAAAGCATCCTCAGCGCGAACGATGGACTGTTTGTTTCCGACCACCTACCGCTTGTGGCCGATCTTCACTACACAGAATGA
- a CDS encoding ferrous iron transporter B — translation MARVGFVIDRIMRGVGLHGKAFIPMLGGLACAVPAVMATRTIESRRDRLLTMLVIPVMSCSARLPVYVLITAVVFAPSEDRLGFLSMGALALFFLYAFSTVATLLIATVLRRTILKGPKPKLLLELPPYRKPAIMNLLRNAWDNVRAFLGEAGTIILAMTVVMWALLSYPKLDAADYPTFSKDTSAEHQRALVAQAELEHSFAGRIGKGLEPIMKPLGFDWRISVGILGAFVAREVFVSTLGTVFGLGQSDENSKPLRASLKRATWPDGRPLFPPLAGFSLMIFFVFACQCMSTIAVVKRESGSWKWPMFMFAYMTVLAYSASFAVYQLGKALGVGLS, via the coding sequence TTGGCCCGGGTTGGTTTTGTCATTGACCGCATCATGCGCGGTGTCGGCCTGCATGGAAAAGCTTTCATTCCCATGCTCGGTGGTCTTGCCTGCGCCGTCCCCGCGGTGATGGCCACCCGCACCATTGAATCGCGTCGCGACAGGCTCCTAACCATGCTGGTTATCCCTGTGATGTCGTGCAGCGCCAGACTGCCAGTCTACGTCTTGATTACCGCCGTGGTGTTTGCGCCATCCGAGGACCGTCTGGGCTTTCTTAGCATGGGCGCCCTTGCCCTTTTCTTTCTCTATGCCTTTTCAACCGTAGCAACTTTACTTATCGCTACGGTGCTGCGCAGAACCATTCTTAAGGGACCCAAGCCAAAACTTTTGCTAGAACTTCCGCCTTACCGTAAGCCGGCCATCATGAACTTACTGCGCAATGCTTGGGACAACGTTCGAGCCTTTCTTGGCGAAGCTGGCACGATTATCTTAGCCATGACAGTGGTGATGTGGGCTCTGCTTTCTTACCCTAAACTCGATGCAGCTGACTACCCGACCTTTTCAAAGGACACGAGCGCGGAACATCAAAGAGCACTTGTTGCACAAGCCGAGCTTGAACATTCCTTTGCCGGACGGATTGGAAAAGGTCTTGAGCCCATCATGAAACCTCTTGGTTTTGATTGGCGTATCTCGGTCGGCATTCTTGGCGCCTTTGTCGCCCGCGAGGTGTTTGTCTCCACCCTAGGCACCGTGTTTGGACTGGGTCAAAGCGATGAAAACTCCAAACCCTTGCGCGCATCGCTCAAACGCGCAACCTGGCCCGATGGGCGGCCACTTTTCCCTCCGCTGGCAGGTTTCTCGCTGATGATCTTTTTCGTCTTCGCATGCCAATGCATGAGCACGATTGCTGTGGTTAAACGTGAATCAGGCAGTTGGAAATGGCCAATGTTTATGTTTGCCTATATGACGGTTCTTGCCTATTCAGCTTCCTTCGCCGTCTACCAGCTTGGCAAAGCGCTTGGCGTTGGCCTAAGCTAG
- a CDS encoding glycosyltransferase family 2 protein, whose protein sequence is MEKALRKYLDHYAEKEKVFAEHINDNFSDCVIIPAFDEGPAILNALESLLNCQSDKPLCIVVNNAPRGAPDKALQNTAETSTAVQARFNEIDSLDENNSTKLLRFGKGALLLIDRYSSDSALDPKAGVGGARKIGTDLALSLWAQGKLDSKWLHQSDADVAFPSDYFSRARQASSRPQAAALLYPFAHESNAALRYEISLRYYVLGLAYAGSPYAFHTIGSTLAVNPAAYAQVRGFPKRQAAEDFYLLNKLAKVASIEKLAGEPLVLSSRISHRVPFGTGVAVEKIQNEGEDAPKLYHPALFAELREKVQSLANERAVHERFDAFRTLKWMHQGRDTRHSSLPFWHALEQAPFIELGAELKQSGLVALRRYLYDLETMLQKRNGIDRDHGTH, encoded by the coding sequence ATGGAAAAAGCGCTACGCAAATACCTCGATCACTATGCAGAAAAAGAAAAAGTTTTTGCAGAGCACATCAACGACAACTTTTCCGACTGCGTCATCATCCCAGCTTTCGATGAAGGCCCGGCCATCTTGAATGCACTTGAAAGCCTGCTTAATTGCCAAAGCGATAAACCCCTTTGCATTGTTGTTAACAACGCGCCAAGAGGAGCCCCAGACAAAGCTCTGCAGAACACAGCCGAGACAAGCACGGCTGTGCAAGCTCGCTTCAATGAAATTGATTCATTGGATGAAAACAATAGCACCAAGCTACTTCGCTTCGGCAAAGGCGCATTACTGCTTATCGATCGCTACAGCTCGGATTCTGCGTTAGATCCGAAAGCGGGTGTCGGAGGTGCACGAAAAATCGGCACTGACCTTGCTCTATCCCTTTGGGCGCAAGGAAAACTTGATTCAAAATGGCTTCATCAAAGCGATGCCGATGTCGCCTTTCCAAGCGATTATTTTTCCAGAGCTCGCCAAGCCTCAAGTAGGCCGCAAGCAGCAGCCCTGCTTTATCCTTTTGCCCATGAAAGCAACGCCGCGCTGCGCTACGAAATCTCACTACGCTATTACGTGCTGGGCCTCGCCTATGCTGGCTCACCCTACGCATTTCATACCATCGGCAGCACTCTTGCAGTGAATCCAGCTGCCTATGCGCAGGTACGTGGATTTCCCAAACGCCAAGCAGCAGAAGACTTCTATCTGTTAAACAAACTCGCCAAGGTCGCTTCCATTGAAAAGTTAGCAGGCGAGCCCTTAGTGCTTAGCTCAAGGATATCGCATCGCGTCCCCTTTGGCACCGGCGTGGCGGTTGAGAAGATACAAAATGAAGGCGAGGATGCACCGAAACTCTACCATCCGGCTTTGTTTGCTGAGCTTCGAGAAAAAGTGCAGAGCCTGGCAAACGAGCGCGCTGTGCATGAACGTTTTGATGCCTTTCGGACGCTGAAATGGATGCACCAAGGACGCGACACACGGCATTCTTCCCTTCCCTTTTGGCATGCCCTCGAGCAAGCACCCTTTATCGAGCTTGGCGCGGAACTAAAGCAAAGCGGACTTGTCGCGCTACGCAGATATCTATATGACTTAGAGACGATGCTGCAAAAACGCAACGGAATAGACAGAGATCATGGAACTCATTGA
- a CDS encoding PilZ domain-containing protein, with amino-acid sequence MNERRNSGRHKAFFPVAMDSKDRKDRIAMSRNASSTGILLGSPSRFEVGERLTMTFRILPAGPMFAGVVGKVIRVEESNNPDDPMWRHVMAIAFEKPLDEEVLTALREAAEHTVHLEFGE; translated from the coding sequence ATGAACGAGAGGCGTAACAGTGGCCGCCACAAGGCTTTCTTTCCCGTGGCGATGGATTCCAAAGATCGAAAAGACCGTATAGCGATGAGCAGAAACGCAAGCTCAACAGGCATCTTGCTTGGTAGTCCTTCGCGTTTTGAAGTGGGGGAGAGGCTAACGATGACTTTTCGTATTTTGCCGGCAGGACCGATGTTTGCAGGCGTTGTTGGCAAAGTGATTCGGGTCGAAGAATCAAACAACCCCGATGATCCAATGTGGCGTCATGTCATGGCTATCGCGTTTGAGAAACCCTTAGACGAAGAAGTGCTCACGGCGCTTCGTGAAGCTGCAGAACATACGGTTCATCTCGAGTTTGGTGAATAG
- a CDS encoding single-stranded DNA-binding protein — MELIDISRKLCTKVDTLSFPEPVAFVYNPLRYARVAHESYLERYGQSPKKALLLGMNPGPWGMVQTGVPFGEVNVVRDWLGINVPVKRPSNEHPKRPVTGFDCTRSEVSGRRLWGWAKDRFKTPSRFFETFFVYNYCPLAFLEESGRNFTPDKLAAKDKEKLFQACDKALKDSVHSLNCEYVIGVGSFAEQCAKRVLASTPVKTGRILHPSPASPAANRGWAERAEAQLKYIDKLLYP; from the coding sequence ATGGAACTCATTGATATTAGTCGCAAGCTATGCACGAAAGTCGATACGCTATCCTTCCCTGAGCCAGTGGCTTTTGTGTACAACCCACTGCGCTATGCACGCGTAGCTCACGAAAGTTATCTTGAACGCTATGGCCAATCGCCAAAGAAAGCGCTTTTGTTGGGCATGAATCCGGGCCCCTGGGGCATGGTCCAAACCGGCGTGCCTTTTGGCGAGGTGAACGTGGTACGCGATTGGCTTGGGATTAACGTGCCGGTGAAACGCCCGAGCAACGAACACCCCAAACGTCCCGTGACAGGGTTTGACTGCACACGCAGCGAAGTAAGCGGACGACGGCTCTGGGGTTGGGCCAAGGACCGCTTTAAGACACCATCGCGTTTTTTTGAAACCTTCTTTGTCTACAACTACTGCCCTTTGGCTTTTCTAGAAGAAAGTGGACGTAATTTTACGCCCGACAAGCTCGCAGCGAAAGACAAAGAAAAACTTTTCCAGGCATGCGACAAAGCTTTGAAAGACAGCGTTCATTCGTTGAACTGTGAATACGTGATTGGTGTCGGAAGTTTTGCTGAGCAGTGCGCCAAACGCGTACTGGCCAGTACTCCCGTTAAAACAGGCCGCATCCTTCATCCAAGCCCAGCCAGTCCCGCAGCTAATCGCGGTTGGGCAGAACGCGCCGAAGCGCAACTTAAATATATCGATAAACTATTGTATCCATAA
- a CDS encoding 50S ribosome-binding GTPase, which yields MSNDSHAQATLASLPEGKRAVVCAISGHGAYRRRLLEMGLIPGTTVQMVRTAPLGDPIEVRLRGFSLSLRRKDAAQVHTSSAAIVNTAATTENGQFNLHSVKAPQSQSTEKKRILLVGNPNSGKTTLFNRLSGKRSKVGNYPGVTVEKKSAELTLSSSEKVELIDLPGTYSLRANSPEERVAVDAVLGRKTPAPDLVVMVADATSLSRNLYLATQLAESPTPLLIALNMWDEKESLGLDINLESLQKGLGVCCVPISATSGQGLDELRAQMQRMLTQNESRSVLCARYDARIEEVLGQVENEIPEAWHHGSAARKRLWASWALLSIGEDELHEVPDSLRSTIRDLCEEHKKDPSPMDQDMIRERYAFIDNLLRQCAQGTLPIARRELQDRLDRFLLQPVIGTLVFLTLVFILFQSLFLWVEPAISAIETSISFLQNLVQNTVPSGSFQDLIVNGVLAGVGNVIAFVPQIALLFFMISA from the coding sequence ATGTCTAACGATTCCCATGCCCAAGCGACTCTTGCCAGCCTTCCGGAAGGAAAGCGTGCCGTGGTCTGCGCGATTTCAGGCCATGGAGCCTACCGCCGGCGTTTGCTTGAGATGGGCCTGATTCCAGGAACAACAGTGCAGATGGTGCGAACTGCGCCCTTGGGAGATCCGATAGAAGTACGTTTGCGTGGCTTTTCGCTTTCGTTGCGTCGGAAAGACGCCGCTCAAGTGCACACCTCTTCAGCCGCCATCGTAAACACAGCCGCCACGACTGAAAACGGCCAATTTAATCTGCACTCAGTAAAGGCGCCTCAGAGCCAGAGCACTGAGAAAAAGCGCATCTTGTTAGTCGGTAATCCAAACAGTGGAAAAACGACACTCTTCAATCGCCTTAGCGGCAAGCGCAGCAAAGTAGGCAACTACCCTGGCGTTACCGTCGAGAAGAAATCCGCAGAGCTGACTTTATCGAGCAGCGAAAAAGTTGAACTTATCGATTTGCCAGGCACCTATTCCCTGCGTGCCAACTCGCCCGAAGAGCGCGTTGCGGTCGATGCAGTGCTCGGACGAAAAACACCAGCACCCGATTTAGTTGTGATGGTAGCCGACGCGACCTCTCTTTCACGCAATCTTTACTTAGCTACTCAATTGGCCGAAAGTCCCACGCCTCTATTGATCGCATTGAACATGTGGGATGAGAAAGAATCGCTCGGCTTGGACATCAATCTTGAAAGCCTGCAAAAAGGCTTGGGCGTTTGTTGCGTGCCCATCTCCGCCACAAGTGGCCAAGGCCTCGATGAATTGCGCGCGCAGATGCAGCGCATGCTCACGCAAAACGAAAGTCGCTCGGTGCTTTGCGCGCGCTATGATGCCCGCATCGAAGAGGTTCTGGGCCAAGTCGAAAATGAAATTCCCGAAGCGTGGCACCACGGCAGCGCAGCCCGAAAACGCCTTTGGGCCAGTTGGGCATTGCTCTCGATTGGCGAAGACGAACTTCACGAAGTGCCAGATTCTCTACGCAGTACGATTCGCGACCTATGCGAAGAGCATAAGAAGGATCCATCTCCCATGGATCAAGACATGATTCGTGAGCGTTATGCTTTTATCGACAACTTGCTAAGACAATGCGCCCAAGGCACCCTCCCCATTGCTAGACGCGAGCTTCAAGATCGCTTGGACCGCTTTTTGCTTCAACCCGTCATCGGAACGCTCGTCTTTTTGACGCTAGTTTTCATTCTGTTTCAATCGCTTTTTCTTTGGGTTGAGCCGGCGATTTCCGCGATTGAAACATCCATTAGTTTTTTGCAAAACTTGGTGCAAAACACCGTTCCTTCAGGCTCGTTCCAGGACCTTATCGTCAACGGCGTTCTTGCAGGGGTTGGCAACGTCATCGCCTTCGTACCGCAGATTGCTCTGCTCTTTTTCATGATCTCTGCTTGA